One segment of Arcanobacterium phocae DNA contains the following:
- a CDS encoding pyroglutamyl-peptidase I family protein, producing the protein MRILLTGFEPFGDDSENASWEAVKRLPMLLNDDDSKIEIITRKLPVVFATAPVQLRQFIADVNPDILIAVGEAGLRDLISVEMIAKNCADARIPDNDGYQPHGEPLDDGEAEWRTRLPAKEIVTALCQAGLPAVESYDAGLYLCNAVFRAALRLFDGPAGFIHVPAVRQAGQASVGSETDSYRSQTTTLDTHVWTVPQLTDALSVVCQIAAADSARA; encoded by the coding sequence TAAGCGCTTGCCCATGTTGCTAAACGATGACGACAGTAAAATTGAGATCATAACTCGCAAACTGCCAGTTGTTTTTGCCACTGCTCCGGTTCAGTTACGCCAGTTCATTGCGGATGTTAATCCTGACATTCTCATTGCAGTCGGGGAGGCCGGACTACGAGACCTTATTTCAGTAGAAATGATTGCAAAGAACTGTGCCGATGCTCGAATCCCTGATAATGACGGTTACCAGCCGCATGGCGAACCGCTTGATGATGGGGAAGCAGAATGGCGAACTAGGCTACCAGCTAAAGAGATTGTGACGGCACTGTGTCAAGCTGGATTACCAGCAGTGGAATCGTACGATGCTGGGCTGTATTTGTGTAATGCAGTATTCCGCGCAGCGTTGCGACTTTTTGACGGTCCAGCGGGTTTTATTCACGTTCCCGCGGTACGGCAGGCTGGGCAAGCCAGCGTCGGGTCTGAAACAGATTCTTATCGTTCCCAAACGACTACGCTGGACACACACGTATGGACTGTTCCGCAGCTTACTGATGCCCTGAGCGTGGTCTGCCAGATCGCAGCGGCTGATTCAGCCCGCGCTTAG